A genomic window from Ruminiclostridium cellulolyticum H10 includes:
- a CDS encoding head maturation protease, ClpP-related has protein sequence MRKFWNWVRDSDEERTLYLNGVISEETWWGDEVTPKIFKDELLAGTGDITVWINSPGGDVFAAAQIYNMLMEYTGKVTVKIDGLAASAASVIAMAGGDVYMSPVSMLMIHNPSTIAIGDSEEMLRAKALLDEVKESIINAYELKTGLSRTKLSHLMDAESWMNANKAIELGFADKIMFMESETPDLTDSLIFSRMAVTNSLISKLPKQPKQKTGTPIESLDKRLSLILH, from the coding sequence ATGAGGAAGTTCTGGAACTGGGTGCGAGATTCTGATGAAGAACGTACCCTCTATTTAAATGGAGTGATATCCGAAGAAACCTGGTGGGGAGATGAGGTCACACCTAAGATTTTTAAAGATGAATTGCTGGCAGGCACCGGCGACATTACGGTGTGGATTAATTCCCCTGGCGGTGATGTGTTCGCAGCAGCCCAGATTTATAACATGCTGATGGAGTATACCGGAAAAGTCACTGTAAAGATTGATGGACTTGCGGCAAGTGCGGCATCCGTTATTGCAATGGCAGGTGGAGATGTGTATATGTCCCCGGTTTCCATGCTTATGATTCATAACCCATCAACTATTGCTATCGGTGACAGTGAGGAAATGCTACGAGCCAAAGCACTATTGGATGAGGTCAAGGAAAGCATTATTAATGCCTATGAGTTAAAGACGGGTCTTTCTCGAACAAAACTCTCCCATCTGATGGATGCAGAATCATGGATGAATGCAAATAAAGCCATTGAACTTGGTTTTGCAGACAAGATCATGTTCATGGAAAGTGAAACACCGGATCTGACTGATAGTCTTATTTTTAGCAGGATGGCGGTTACTAACTCGCTTATCAGCAAATTGCCAAAACAACCAAAACAGAAAACAGGTACACCCATTGAGTCGCTGGATAAGCGGCTTTCTTTAATTTTGCACTAA
- a CDS encoding phage major capsid protein, with protein MSKILELREKRAKAWDAAKAFLDSKRGGDGLLSAEDTTTYEKMEADVVALGKEIERLERQASIDLELSKATSNPITNEPTRTGEEKTGLASAEYKKAFWNAMRDNVSYEVRNALKIGTDSEGGFLVPDEFERTLVEALEEENIFRRLANVITTSSGDRKIPVVASKGNASWIDEEGAIPESDDSFGQVSIGAYKLATMIKVSEELLNDSVFNLESYITREFARRIGNKEEEAFFVGDGTGKPTGILNATGGGQVGVTAASATAITLDEVLDLFYSLKAPYRNKAVFVMNDATIKAIRKLKDGNGQYLWQPSIQAGTPDTILNRPLYTSSYVPTAEAGAKTVVFGDFSYYWVADRQGRVFKRLNELYAVTGQVGFIATQRVDGKLILPEAVKVLQQKA; from the coding sequence ATGAGTAAAATTCTTGAATTGCGTGAGAAACGCGCTAAAGCTTGGGACGCAGCAAAGGCATTCCTTGATTCAAAACGTGGCGGTGACGGACTGTTATCCGCCGAGGACACGACAACCTATGAAAAAATGGAAGCCGATGTGGTGGCTCTTGGTAAGGAAATTGAGCGTTTAGAACGCCAAGCATCTATCGACTTAGAACTGTCCAAAGCAACCAGTAACCCAATTACGAACGAACCTACTAGAACTGGAGAGGAAAAGACCGGCCTTGCAAGTGCTGAATACAAAAAAGCTTTCTGGAATGCGATGCGTGACAATGTCAGCTATGAAGTAAGGAACGCTCTAAAGATTGGCACTGATTCTGAAGGTGGATTTCTTGTACCTGATGAGTTTGAGCGTACCCTAGTAGAAGCTCTAGAGGAAGAAAATATTTTCCGTAGATTGGCCAATGTAATCACTACATCTTCTGGTGACCGCAAGATTCCTGTTGTTGCAAGCAAAGGCAATGCAAGCTGGATCGATGAAGAAGGGGCTATTCCAGAGAGTGATGACAGCTTCGGTCAAGTATCCATCGGTGCTTATAAACTAGCAACGATGATTAAAGTCTCTGAGGAACTGCTAAATGATTCCGTGTTTAATCTCGAAAGCTACATCACAAGAGAATTCGCACGTCGCATTGGTAACAAGGAGGAAGAAGCCTTCTTTGTAGGTGATGGCACAGGTAAGCCAACAGGAATTCTAAATGCCACAGGCGGTGGTCAAGTTGGTGTTACTGCGGCAAGTGCCACTGCCATCACTTTGGATGAGGTATTAGATTTATTCTACAGCTTAAAAGCACCGTATCGTAATAAGGCAGTATTCGTAATGAACGATGCCACTATAAAGGCTATTCGTAAATTGAAAGACGGTAATGGGCAATACCTATGGCAACCTTCCATCCAAGCGGGAACACCTGATACGATTCTTAACCGCCCGCTGTATACCTCATCATATGTACCTACTGCTGAAGCTGGTGCAAAGACTGTGGTATTCGGTGATTTTAGTTATTACTGGGTGGCAGACCGTCAAGGACGAGTATTCAAACGCTTAAATGAACTCTATGCTGTCACAGGTCAAGTAGGATTTATTGCGACTCAACGAGTTGACGGAAAGCTTATCTTACCGGAGGCCGTTAAGGTACTCCAACAGAAAGCCTAA